In Lolium perenne isolate Kyuss_39 chromosome 5, Kyuss_2.0, whole genome shotgun sequence, the sequence ATCGGCGATGGAGGCACGCTGGCGGAGCCTCCCTCCATTCGCTCGTCGGTGGTCTGGCCCGACCTCCTCGCGCACGTCGATGCGTGTCTGCTCATCGTGCTTGGTGATGGCGCCCTCCCCGCTCGCCTCCTTGTCGTGCACGGTAGCGGCGGCTTCCGCCGCAAGCGCTCGTCGGCGACCGAGCTCCGTGGCGAGAGAATCGCAGTAGTTGGGGAGGAGGATGACGGGCAAAGGAGTGAGGGGATTAGGCCGGCAGTGGCTCCTCCACGAGGACCAGAGGACGAGGTCGAGGTGAGGGGATTGGGATGGGGCGTGCGAGGCCTGGGATTGGGGAGGAGGAACCAGGCGACGGGATTAGGGGCTAGCGGCTAGGGTTTTCGCCGCGTGCCCTGGTCTTTTTATACCGCGCTGTGAAAAGAATGGACGGACAAGATGTACTGATGGAAAGATCTGACAGACCAGAAGTTCTTCAAATCGCTGTGAGGCCCCCGTGGGGGGCATCATATATACCCCTGGATAGTCGTTCGACCTCAGGAACTAACTACTAACAGATCCTTGCAGACTAGTTCCCCAATCACAAAGCAAAACGGGCGCGGAAAAGGTGCAGAACCATTGGCAAGCTTGGCACTTAATCAAAAGGATCACGAGACTGCAAATCTGCCAATCTCGGGCAGGAAGCCAATGTAGGGAGCCGGTCTAGGGCTGGGAGGTGGCAGAAGATGGTCCCAAACCAATCCAAAGAGGAAATCCCAAAGACCTCAACTAAATAgggaaaacaaaaaatggaaaggttggaccagcccataaATGGGAATCTGAAAGCAACATCAACAGCCACGATTGCAACCACCGGGGAGTCACACAATAGAAAAGCTTTATCCTATGGCGATTAAATTTCAATGGTGATAATCCCATGGCTATATATATTTTGCATCTACAAACTTTTATCACAATTGGCGAAAATTGGGGGAGCGCAAGAATTTTTTTACATGTGCCCACCCTCAATTTTTTTCCTGCATTAGCCACTGCTACCATCTCCATCTTTGAAGTTACAGTGACTGGCAGCTAGTACTGCTACTGTACAACCAAGCTGTTAACGTCGGGACAGTTTCACTGACCTTGCTCATATCAATTCCTTTTCGTCTAGCACAAATTTAGCACTGCTTCAGCATTGTTAGCACCGATACAAATAAGCAATACATGCTCACAATCTTCAATTTCGTCAAAACACAACATAATTAATATGTACGAGTATTATGCATCATGAAATAGAAAATGAACTCTGCAATGGAAACTCAAGAGATTTGAAATCACAGTGGCAAGTCGTCTATTCCTATTAGAATTACCATCCAGTCTAATTGCTGGAAACAATCAAATAAGACACCGATTACAACTTTGCACGGTTGCTGAACGAAGATCCAGATAAAAACTAGAGCAGTGTTAACACATGTACAGTAGAAACGAGCGCACAAAAGGCATTCGTGCATCTCCACAGATCGGATTTCCTAAGCGATCTCGGAGACATTCGTCGTCATGCCAGGTTTAGCTGGAGTCAGAAACAAGGTCTCACTGGGATTTGCTTCCTCCAACTGCCAGAGACGAGgggtccaccagatcggtaccttAGTGCCGCCGGAGAAGAAGGAGATGCCGGAGACAACCACCGTTGTCGACGAAGACTACGGAATCCCATCGCCGAAGAACGCCAAATTCTTGCGGACGCCGGACGAGCATCGACGGAACAGCCGACAGCTTGCAATGGATTTGCGTTGGGGTCTCTGTCATGCGGTACGGGCAAAGGCAGAGGTATCATTCAGATAAGAGGGAGGCAGGTTGGAGCATTTATTACTGCAGGACCAGCGGTTATGTATTTTCTTTGTATGCTGAGTATATCTACCAAAAGGGAAGAAACAGCACGCGCCCCAATGTCTCTGGATGGTCcagatagcagtagcagtagcagatGTGCTCGGGGACCAGGTAAGCAAGTGACTATAATCTGGCAACTATCGGCTAAAGAAGTTGTCAAAACATAGCAATATGGGATCTAGTTTCGGCAATCTCATCGTGAATGATTCAACCATGAAACATATCTTGAATTTGATGTACGGTTCAAGAGATAATACATTTTCAAATTTTAAACCAAAATGAATCTTTTAGTTGCATGGCTTGTGGGAGTATGTAGGCGCCGTATGTGAATGATTCATAGGATACATCCCCTAGATAGCACAGTCCTTAGTCAGACTATTTTCTGGACCAGTGTTACAGAGATATACAAACAACAGATAAGCCTAACCTTGTGTTTTAAGGATCAAGACCATTCAGGTTTATGAGTCCTTTTTCCTGGGGTTCATCCACCGATTCGGAAGGGTGTTGTTCGTGAGTGTTCAGAGGAACCTTTTTAGCCTTTTCATTTCCAATCTACACAGTTTTTACTTCTATTAGCAATGTTTCAATAGATAATGCAGATAGTCATATGATGTCTTTCCACTACTTACCACTCAGTAAAGTGAATATCTGGAATACTAACATTAGTATACCAACAAGGGGCTGAACTGGCACTAACCGTGTCTTCACCTACAAAACATAATAAAGATTAGCAGCACATGACAATACAAACAGTGTAACATTAAGGAAAACAATTCTTTAGAGATATCCCACTAGTTCTCCATGAGACAGCTAACAAAGATAGCAATCACCGATATTTTTTCCATTCTTACTCACCTATAAAAGGCTACACAGTTTTTTCTTCAACTGTGGTGTGATACGTGATCTGTTCTAGCTCTGGACACACCAAACTTTTTGTGATGCACGTTTCAGCATACATGTGGTTGCCCTACTGTGAACATCAAAAAGCTTCATCGAATTGACACAATAAAAAAATAAGACAATTAATTTCATTTGTTTGAACTACATATAGTGATATAGAAGTCATTTAAGGAAGACAGTTTCTTTTATAGAAGTCAATTAACTTCAAAAGTTCGAAATAGGTTTCTTTTATAGAAGTCAATTAACTCCTGATTAATTCCTTGTTATTGGATAAACAAGGCGATGGACGTTATATCTCATGCGTGGTTAGCATGTAAAGAAAATGTGACGCTGAGAGATTTAAGCAGGTGGTTAGCATGTAAAGAAAATGTGATGCTGAGAGATTTAAGCTTCTGAGTAGCAAAGTAGAGTAACATAGAGGCTCATGATATGTATTCACAATTTAAATGATAAGTTCATTCTTCCCCCACGCAATAATTTTCATGTCTTGCTATTATGTTTAACATATAAATTGCATTATAAGTTTGTTCGTAAGTAGCATTTGTGCAAATACATTTCCGTGAATACCTTTTCAGCTATTGTGAGGAAGATGATGTATCAGCTGCTAGTAATAAATTACTGAAAGTATCAGCTTATACCTGAAAAAATACCAGTTTAAATTCATACTTGCTCTTGAATCCTGACTTTTGTTCTTGGCTTCTTGCTGTCTTGCATACAGCAGCTAGCAGTCACAGAGATTGGAGATGGGAAGTCAATGAACTGAGCAAAGAACGCAAAGACAAGGGAAGAGTAGGAGGAACTCATCTCGTAGGAACAGCTGCACTTCAGCTccaaagcaacagcaaggcaggtCAAAAGAGCAGCTTGACAATGTTCTCTCATGATCATCGCAAGTTCACAAATGAAAATCACAAGACAAAAGCATAACAAATTTCTTATTCCTCTTAACTTTTCTCACAAGTAATAAAGAACACACAACCGCACACACATCAGTCACAAGACATAATAAAGTTTCACACATAACAAAGAGTTCATGAAACCTAATTACTTGATAAAAACGATAACTTGAAAGCATGATGCCATCATGCGACCTAATGAATCACCAGCCCTTGAAAGCCACAATTTGATCTTCACATCCCCGAAAGCAACCTTCTCCTGCTGCACATAGTCCTCCACAGCTTAGGGCCTGGACAACGAGCTCGCCCCTTATTCGATACCAATTTCATCATTGTGCCTAGTTGAGCACCTTATTAGACCTTTTTCTTGAAGCCGGACTACTTATTTGATACCAATTTCATCATTGTGATATTGGGCGTGATCCACACTGGAGCAGGCCAGTTGGACCAAAGCTGCGGAGGCACAAGGTCCTTCTTGCTATTACTGCCCAAGTCAACCACTCCTATGTCACGGCGACAACTCTTACGTCCTGTAATGTACTCATCATCATCAGTAAAGTAGGCGTGATTTCCCTTGAGAGAAGGATATTCCTTGGCGCTGAGACAAAGTGAGTGGTTATGCCCAAGAAACAGCACGTAGCCAGGCAAGCAATCAGTTTCCACAAGCTTCATTGTGCCCACATCAACTTTGTATAGTTTTATTTCTACAGTATACTTCGGAAGAGGTATTTCAGTATCAGCTTCTTCATCATCAGGATCCTCAATCTCTATTAATCTCGAAACAAGCAGCAGACCACCCCATGGAGCCTGAACAATGTATACGCAATCGAGATCTAAATCCACATCCACACCCCTAATAATCTCCATTGTAACAGCAGGACCACTAAGGTCGAAGGCATGAATCTCTGCCCTTTTAGTCACTGCATACAGCAACCCATCCTTGTAGGTGCAGTCCTGATAGTCATCGTGTGGTGGCAACCAGGTCCACTTATCATCCCCTACTCTTGCAAAAGAGAGCTGACCGAATGGCTCATGGATGAGCACCACAATAAACCTTCCTGAggatgtatcatcataaaagacaAGTGCCTTAAAGTAGAAGGATTCCCGCAGCGCACAAAGAGCATAGATCGACGTGCTGAAAGCTTGCTTTGCAGAGTCCCTTGTGTATTCATATTTGTGGACAGCACCCGAGTCATTACAGATAGGCTTCACGTGCTTCATGGTGGTCACCGAAGGGAGAGCAATCTGTACACCGGTGATAGGATTGACGAGGTGCATTTCAGATCTGTCGTCGACAGTAACCAGCAAACCGAGCGAGGACCCAATAAGAAACCTACTGCGGATTGCTGGCTCGGGGAGATTCAACTTGTAAACCCTCTTCTCCACAAGGCTGTAGAGGCACGCAACATTCTCACCTGCAGATTCAGAGGTGTAGAGCAGGCACGGTGTCTGGGACTGTTTGTGCTTCCCTAGTTTGCGCAGGGTGGCATAAGCAGAGAACCATGAGGTGCAGACAGAGCCAGCGCGTACGAGGTCAGGGATCTCAAGGGTGGCAAAGACATGCATCAAGATGTCCACTGGTAGCTCCGGCGCTATAGGCTCTATCAGCAACGTCTTATTATTCAGTAAACTGGGAGATTGACCTAGCAGCTTAGGTACAACTCTCGAGACTAGAGAGCACAAATCTGTGGGGTGCACATGTAGCGCCATTATTCTGGGTACACTAGGTGCTGCTTCCATGGGAGTATAGTCTGTGCTTGAAGACGAACTGCTTCTGCTgaaatagttggaaaataacatatcCAGCAGAGCACGGTGGTGGCTTAATTTATAGATCACAGACCGCGGCTGCCCCGCTTCTAAACCGACTAGGTGAAGAAGATCCGGGTACCTGAAGGAAATCCCTAGAATTTGATTTCCTGGTGCTTGCTGAAGCAGAAGACGGATCAACTCCGGAAAAGACTCAA encodes:
- the LOC127298504 gene encoding putative F-box protein At2g33190 translates to MDPTVPPAAVVHGQHTAEPSPPALLRSVCERPHPICSYRRPLVSTLPSTIPRGGLGEAYRVQLGLVAEKFLLSANTIEKLESFPELIRLLLQQAPGNQILGISFRYPDLLHLVGLEAGQPRSVIYKLSHHRALLDMLFSNYFSRSSSSSSTDYTPMEAAPSVPRIMALHVHPTDLCSLVSRVVPKLLGQSPSLLNNKTLLIEPIAPELPVDILMHVFATLEIPDLVRAGSVCTSWFSAYATLRKLGKHKQSQTPCLLYTSESAGENVACLYSLVEKRVYKLNLPEPAIRSRFLIGSSLGLLVTVDDRSEMHLVNPITGVQIALPSVTTMKHVKPICNDSGAVHKYEYTRDSAKQAFSTSIYALCALRESFYFKALVFYDDTSSGRFIVVLIHEPFGQLSFARVGDDKWTWLPPHDDYQDCTYKDGLLYAVTKRAEIHAFDLSGPAVTMEIIRGVDVDLDLDCVYIVQAPWGGLLLVSRLIEIEDPDDEEADTEIPLPKYTVEIKLYKVDVGTMKLVETDCLPGYVLFLGHNHSLCLSAKEYPSLKGNHAYFTDDDEYITGRKSCRRDIGVVDLGSNSKKDLVPPQLWSNWPAPVWITPNITMMKLVSNK